The proteins below come from a single Malus sylvestris chromosome 3, drMalSylv7.2, whole genome shotgun sequence genomic window:
- the LOC126616593 gene encoding zinc finger protein GAI-ASSOCIATED FACTOR 1-like, whose protein sequence is MATNRFVCEICNKGFQRIQNIQLHRRGHNLPWKLRQRTTTEVRKRVYICPEPTCVHHNPARALRDLTDIKKHFSQKHGEKKWKCDKCSKKYAVQSNWKAHQKTCGTREYKCDCGTIFSEELHMVSYASSSTSTSNSSRRSSRSSVTMLMTENSELRMNWDNCYCY, encoded by the coding sequence ATGGCAACGAATCGATTTGTGTGTGAAATCTGCAACAAAGGGTTTCAAAGGATTCAAAACATTCAACTACATCGTCGAGGCCATAACCTTCCATGGAAGCTCCGGCAAAGAACCACCACTGAGGTTAGGAAAAGGGTCTACATATGTCCCGAGCCGACGTGTGTTCACCACAACCCAGCTCGGGCCCTAAGAGATCTCACCGACATTAAGAAGCACTTCAGCCAGAAACATGGGGAGAAAAAATGGAAATGTGACAAGTGCTCCAAGAAATATGCAGTGCAGTCAAATTGGAAGGCGCATCAAAAGACTTGCGGCACAAGGGAGTATAAATGTGACTGTGGAACCATCTTTTCTGAGGAACTTCATATGGTGTCTTATGCATCTTCTTCAACTTCTACTTCTAATTCCTCCAGGAGATCATCCAGGAGTTCTGTAACAATGCTGATGACTGAGAACAGTGAATTAAGAATGAATTGGGACAATTGTTATTGTTATTAG
- the LOC126616590 gene encoding gibberellin 2-beta-dioxygenase 8-like isoform X1, protein MIIFFFFQIAMIINKQPPAQQEDDDLRCSEKKMASESYPPPFRSLPDSTQAVDLDGQVNPVHDSEDPIPVVDLQSLKLGEACEFWGIFRLVNHGVPPTLLTQLREHAKMVFSLPFESKQSLITNPLSYFWGTPALTPSGAALSTKGSSTLQNINWVEGLNVPLAQLSFQIDNPIIASFSLVLEEYGKHLARLATTIFDAMVINLGLDPIESKSHLSNSTGIVRVYRYPPHCSNSSSASAWGMDVHTDSSVLSILNQDEVGGLEVLKDNEWFSVNPIPNTLIVNLGDMMQAISDDKYKSVKHRVKVNRSKERVSICYFVFPGEGSVIRSSNYKPFTYRDFQNEVQQDIKSVGYKVGLERFQA, encoded by the exons atgataatttttttttttttccaaattgcTATGATAATTAATAAGCAGCCTCCTGCCCAACAAGAAGACGATGACCTCCGTTGTTCTGAGAAAAAAATGGCTTCTGAATCCTACCCTCCACCGTTTCGTTCACTTCCAGATTCAACCCAGGCCGTTGATTTGGACGGCCAAGTCAACCCGGTTCATGATTCGGAGGATCCGATTCCTGTGGTGGATCTCCAGAGCCTGAAACTTGGCGAGGCATGCGAGTTTTGGGGAATTTTTCGTTTGGTCAATCATGGAGTTCCTCCAACCCTTTTGACCCAACTTCGGGAGCATGCCAAAATGGTTTTTTCCCTGCCGTTTGAGTCCAAACAGAGCCTTATCACCAACCCTCTGTCCTACTTCTGGGGTACCCCTGCCCTTACTCCATCTGGGGCGGCCTTATCAACAAAGGGTAGTAGTACCCTCCAGAATATCAACTGGGTTGAAGGACTCAACGTCCCTCTAGCTCAACTCAGTTTTCAAATTGACAATCCCATAATTGCTTCTTTCAG CCTTGTGCTAGAAGAATATGGGAAGCACCTAGCTAGGCTAGCGACAACTATATTTGACGCTATGGTAATAAACCTTGGATTGGATCCAATAGAATCCAAATCCCATTTATCAAATTCTACTGGCATTGTACGTGTCTATCGCTACCCACCACATTGCTCCAACTCCAGCTCTGCATCTGCATGGGGCATGGACGTGCACACTGACAGCTCTGTGCTCTCGATACTAAATCAAGATGAAGTCGGtggactcgaagttctcaaagACAATGAGTGGTTCAGTGTTAACCCAATTCCCAACACACTGATTGTCAACCTCGGAGACATGATGCAG GCGATAAGCGATGACAAGTACAAGAGTGTGAAGCACAGAGTGAAGGTGAACAGAAGCAAAGAGAGAGTTTCAATCTGCTATTTTGTGTTTCCGGGAGAAGGCAGTGTGATTCGGAGCTCAAACTATAAGCCCTTTACTTATAGGGATTTTCAGAACGAAGTGCAGCAAGATATAAAGAGTGTTGGGTATAAGGTCGGGCTTGAGAGGTTCCAAGCTTAG
- the LOC126616590 gene encoding gibberellin 2-beta-dioxygenase 8-like isoform X2 has protein sequence MIIFFFFQIAMIINKQPPAQQEDDDLRCSEKKMASESYPPPFRSLPDSTQAVDLDGQVNPVHDSEDPIPVVDLQSLKLGEACEFWGIFRLVNHGVPPTLLTQLREHAKMVFSLPFESKQSLITNPLSYFWGTPALTPSGAALSTKGSSTLQNINWVEGLNVPLAQLSFQIDNPIIASFSSASAWGMDVHTDSSVLSILNQDEVGGLEVLKDNEWFSVNPIPNTLIVNLGDMMQAISDDKYKSVKHRVKVNRSKERVSICYFVFPGEGSVIRSSNYKPFTYRDFQNEVQQDIKSVGYKVGLERFQA, from the exons atgataatttttttttttttccaaattgcTATGATAATTAATAAGCAGCCTCCTGCCCAACAAGAAGACGATGACCTCCGTTGTTCTGAGAAAAAAATGGCTTCTGAATCCTACCCTCCACCGTTTCGTTCACTTCCAGATTCAACCCAGGCCGTTGATTTGGACGGCCAAGTCAACCCGGTTCATGATTCGGAGGATCCGATTCCTGTGGTGGATCTCCAGAGCCTGAAACTTGGCGAGGCATGCGAGTTTTGGGGAATTTTTCGTTTGGTCAATCATGGAGTTCCTCCAACCCTTTTGACCCAACTTCGGGAGCATGCCAAAATGGTTTTTTCCCTGCCGTTTGAGTCCAAACAGAGCCTTATCACCAACCCTCTGTCCTACTTCTGGGGTACCCCTGCCCTTACTCCATCTGGGGCGGCCTTATCAACAAAGGGTAGTAGTACCCTCCAGAATATCAACTGGGTTGAAGGACTCAACGTCCCTCTAGCTCAACTCAGTTTTCAAATTGACAATCCCATAATTGCTTCTTTCAG CTCTGCATCTGCATGGGGCATGGACGTGCACACTGACAGCTCTGTGCTCTCGATACTAAATCAAGATGAAGTCGGtggactcgaagttctcaaagACAATGAGTGGTTCAGTGTTAACCCAATTCCCAACACACTGATTGTCAACCTCGGAGACATGATGCAG GCGATAAGCGATGACAAGTACAAGAGTGTGAAGCACAGAGTGAAGGTGAACAGAAGCAAAGAGAGAGTTTCAATCTGCTATTTTGTGTTTCCGGGAGAAGGCAGTGTGATTCGGAGCTCAAACTATAAGCCCTTTACTTATAGGGATTTTCAGAACGAAGTGCAGCAAGATATAAAGAGTGTTGGGTATAAGGTCGGGCTTGAGAGGTTCCAAGCTTAG
- the LOC126616592 gene encoding gibberellin 2-beta-dioxygenase 6-like, with protein sequence MASESYPPPFRSLPDSTQAVDLDDQVNPVHDMDDPIPVVDLQSLKLGEACEFWGIFRLVNHGVPPTLLTQLRENAKMVFFLPFESEQNLITSPLSYFWDTPALTPSGAALSTKGSSTLQNINWVEGLNVPLAQLSQFQTDNPIIASFRIPIRFPPKEKSMVDPIAYGSVKDGSSFRPAMLTSSTLTIEHNLWIL encoded by the exons ATGGCTTCTGAATCCTACCCTCCACCGTTTCGTTCACTTCCAGATTCAACCCAGGCCGTTGATTTGGATGATCAAGTCAACCCGGTTCATGATATGGACGATCCGATTCCTGTGGTGGATCTCCAGAGCCTGAAACTTGGGGAGGCATGCGAGTTTTGGGGAATTTTTCGTTTGGTCAATCATGGAGTTCCTCCAACCCTTTTGACCCAACTTCGGGAGAATGCCAAAATGGTTTTTTTCCTGCCGTTTGAGTCCGAACAGAACCTTATCACTAGCCCTCTGTCCTACTTCTGGGATACCCCTGCCCTTACTCCATCTGGGGCGGCCTTATCAACAAAGGGTAGTAGTACCCTCCAGAATATCAACTGGGTTGAAGGACTCAACGTCCCTCTAGCTCAACTCAGTCAATTTCAAACTGACAATCCCATAATTGCTTCTTTCAG GATTCCAATACGATTTCCACCGAAGGAGAAGTCCATGGTTGACCCTATTGCATACGGTTCTGTCAAAGATGGTTCATCTTTCCGACCTGCTATGTTGACTTCGAGTACTTTAACGATTGAGCATAATTTATGGATTCTTTGA
- the LOC126615480 gene encoding uncharacterized protein LOC126615480, with protein sequence MGGSRTKESMSNRWKLLSQSFSIWRDALAQANSNLRSGENYTDQLIQAQAWYGAKTKSKNKSFNRWECWNIVKDCPKFRVVHVGPEVVMNNTPLYSTPDNGSHEDDAEQVPETPIPEQVSGSTCYPIRPQGKKASKRKGSASKHDYAKYMEELTHHSELTLAREMAKFEADKAREEVKAAAVEREFQANQREKRAT encoded by the exons ATGGGTGGAagtagaaccaaagaatcgatgtctaatcgttggaaattacttagccaatCGTTTAGTATTTGGAGAGatgccttggcacaagctaatagtaatcttcgaagtggggaaaattacacggatcag CtaattcaagcacaagcttggtatggtgccaaaaccaaaagcaaaaataaatcattcaaccggtgggaatgttggaatattgtcaaagattgtcctaaattcagagttgtgcatgtcggtccagaagttgtcatgaacAACACCCCGCTATACTCTACACCTGATAATGGCTCGCATGAAGATGATGCAGAACAAGTGCCCGAAACGCCCATCCCTGAACAAGTGTCGGGTTCGACctgttatccaattaggcctcaaggtaagaaggcatcaaagagaaaaggaagtgcTTCCAAgcatgattatgcaaagtacaTGGAAGAACTTACTCACCATagtgaattgactttggcgcGGGAAATGGcgaaatttgaggctgataaggctagagaggagGTAAAAGCTGCAGCTGTTGAGAGAGAATTTCAAGCTAAtcagagagaaaagagagctacttag